A window of the Desulforapulum autotrophicum HRM2 genome harbors these coding sequences:
- a CDS encoding metal ABC transporter ATP-binding protein, translating to MNTKSKFAIEVAHLTVSYNARPALLDVSVNIEADQLVGVIGPNGAGKSTFIKAVLGFVKPDLGTVRIAGSNAQNAKGLVAYVPQRGAVDWDFPITVKEVALMGRYQKIPWYSSPGKKDWETAMEALKMVRMEEFSDRQIGELSGGQQQRVFMARALAQGSNILLLDEPFAGVDAATERAILEVLDRAKKSGKTLVVVHHDLSTAAEYFDKLLLIKQRLYAYGEPTAVLQEDLLSQVYEGRLRIFKDIVKKENT from the coding sequence ATGAACACTAAATCCAAATTTGCCATTGAGGTTGCACACCTGACCGTCAGTTACAATGCACGACCGGCCCTGTTGGATGTGAGTGTGAACATTGAGGCCGATCAACTGGTCGGTGTCATTGGTCCCAACGGTGCCGGAAAATCTACGTTTATCAAGGCGGTTCTTGGATTTGTAAAGCCAGATCTGGGAACAGTTCGCATCGCAGGAAGCAATGCCCAGAATGCAAAGGGGCTGGTTGCTTATGTTCCCCAGCGGGGTGCCGTTGACTGGGACTTTCCGATAACTGTAAAAGAGGTCGCTCTCATGGGCCGTTATCAAAAAATCCCCTGGTATTCATCCCCTGGAAAAAAAGACTGGGAAACTGCAATGGAAGCCCTGAAAATGGTCAGAATGGAAGAATTTTCAGATCGGCAGATCGGAGAACTTTCAGGCGGGCAACAGCAAAGGGTTTTCATGGCAAGGGCCCTGGCCCAGGGCAGCAATATTTTATTATTGGATGAACCCTTTGCCGGTGTGGACGCGGCGACGGAACGGGCCATTCTGGAAGTGCTTGACCGGGCAAAAAAATCTGGAAAAACGCTGGTGGTGGTCCACCACGATCTGTCAACTGCTGCTGAATACTTTGACAAACTTCTGCTTATCAAGCAACGGTTATATGCCTATGGGGAACCCACTGCTGTTCTTCAGGAGGACCTTCTCAGTCAGGTTTACGAAGGCCGGCTGAGAATATTCAAGGATATCGTAAAAAAGGAGAATACCTGA
- a CDS encoding metal ABC transporter permease: MFDLFISPLTETYFQKALIGGSIVAIVAAVVGCLVVLRRMAFLGDALSHAMIAGVAGGYLVMKFFFGLEAHAPGMLLGSLIAAISTVALISFVSRISRVKEDTAIGIMYTGIFALGVVFVSIFRHYIHIDLMHFIMGDILGVADTDLWVSAFVAATVLTILILFFRHFQLATFDPIMAASIGLPVVFLDYLLTTCVSLVVVSAVSMVGVILVVGLLITPAATAYLLSDRLDKMMMLASLFGFTSVVGGLYLCVWLDSSGGGAIMLFCTLQFLVVLTVAPKYGLLSRWIRLRNLIPQQNIEDILTTILRYDKSTPKNIIAKYVETGKGLNRALRQMIQDNLLLEKNSYYTLTEKGLIEAKKVLRAHRLWETYLEKIGTPENEVHPTAHHLEHLHGKETIDYLDKKLGSPKKDPHGKMIPE, from the coding sequence ATGTTTGATTTGTTTATCTCCCCCCTGACGGAAACTTATTTCCAGAAAGCGCTGATTGGCGGATCAATTGTCGCCATCGTTGCCGCTGTTGTGGGTTGCCTTGTGGTCCTCAGACGGATGGCTTTCCTGGGAGATGCACTGTCCCATGCCATGATTGCAGGGGTTGCCGGTGGATATCTTGTGATGAAATTCTTTTTCGGGCTGGAAGCCCATGCGCCCGGCATGCTTTTAGGATCATTGATTGCTGCGATTTCAACGGTTGCACTCATCAGTTTTGTCTCAAGGATATCTCGAGTAAAAGAAGATACCGCCATTGGAATCATGTACACAGGCATTTTTGCCCTGGGGGTCGTTTTTGTATCCATTTTCAGACATTATATACATATAGATCTGATGCATTTTATCATGGGAGACATTCTTGGAGTTGCGGATACGGACCTCTGGGTCAGTGCCTTTGTGGCTGCCACTGTTCTTACCATTCTAATTCTTTTTTTCAGGCATTTCCAATTAGCTACTTTTGATCCGATCATGGCGGCATCCATCGGGCTACCGGTTGTCTTTCTGGATTATCTTTTAACAACATGTGTATCGCTGGTTGTTGTGAGTGCAGTAAGTATGGTTGGGGTCATCCTTGTGGTTGGCCTCTTAATCACACCGGCGGCAACTGCCTATCTGCTCAGCGACCGGCTGGATAAAATGATGATGCTTGCATCCCTGTTCGGCTTTACCAGCGTGGTCGGCGGCCTATATCTCTGCGTCTGGCTTGATTCTTCCGGCGGCGGAGCGATCATGCTTTTCTGTACACTCCAATTTCTTGTTGTACTGACTGTGGCGCCTAAATATGGTCTTTTATCACGGTGGATCCGACTGCGAAACCTCATCCCCCAGCAAAATATTGAAGATATACTCACAACAATACTTCGATATGACAAATCTACTCCAAAAAATATTATCGCAAAATACGTCGAAACGGGGAAAGGTCTCAATAGAGCGTTAAGGCAAATGATACAAGACAACTTATTATTAGAAAAAAATTCATATTATACGCTTACCGAAAAAGGTTTGATTGAGGCAAAAAAAGTGCTGCGGGCTCACAGGCTTTGGGAAACGTATCTTGAAAAGATCGGCACCCCTGAAAATGAAGTACATCCAACAGCTCACCACCTAGAACATCTCCATGGCAAGGAGACCATTGACTATCTTGACAAAAAACTTGGAAGCCCCAAAAAAGATCCCCATGGAAAAATGATTCCAGAATAG